A single Anopheles funestus chromosome 2RL, idAnoFuneDA-416_04, whole genome shotgun sequence DNA region contains:
- the LOC125774643 gene encoding dopamine receptor 1 isoform X2 → MDLYWHTVVSATTIGNLTSVNQTDGSGDGSGRGTGASSGTGIPGGPGEDSDDDDVDVLSPLSMSFLGVFLSIVIFLSVAGNILVCIAIYTERSLRRIGNLFLASLAIADLFVASLVMTFAGVNDLLGYWIFGAQFCDTWVAFDVMCSTASILNLCAISLDRYIHIKDPLRYGRWVTRRVAIGTIAVIWLLAALVSFVPISLDLHRDKRDKTDTSLKINGIKYETCALDLTPTYAVVSSCISFYVPCIVMIGIYCRLYCYAQKHVKSIRAVTRPGEISEKRYRSIRRPKSSKNKLKLRQLAHHASSPYHVSDHKAAITVGVIMGVFLICWVPFFCVNIIAAFCKTCIGQQTFKVLSWLGYSNSAFNPIIYSIFNTEFREAFKRILTSRSSWCCGQEMGNIYPRSSDRYVTDYAAKNVVMNSGRSSADLEQVSAI, encoded by the exons ATGGATTTGTATTGGCACACG GTTGTGTCCGCAACGACGATCGGCAATCTGACGTCGGTGAATCAAACCGATGGTTCGGGGGATGGTAGTGGGAGAGGTACGGGTGCTAGCAGTGGTACAGGAATTCCGGGCGGACCTGGAGAGGACagcgatgatgacgatgttgATGTGCTATCGCCTCTGTCAATGTCATTTCTCG gtgttttcctttcgattgTGATATTTCTGTCAGTAGCTGGCAATATTCTAGTGTGTATTGCTATCTACACTGAGCGAAGTTTGCGACGCATCGGAAATCTCTTCCTAGCATCACTAGCCATCGCGGATCTATTCGTTGCCTCGCTTGTGATGACGTTTGCCGGTGTCAACGACCTTCTAG GTTACTGGATATTTGGGGCACAGTTTTGCGACACTTGGGTAGCATTTGATGTGATGTGTTCAACCGCTTCCATACTAAACCTGTGCGCAATCTCGCTCGATCGATACATCCACATCAAGGATCCGTTACG aTACGGCCGGTGGGTAACGAGACGAGTAGCTATCGGAACAATTGCCGTCATTTGGCTACTTGCGGCACTTGTTTCTTTTGTACCCATATCACTCGACCTGCATCGAGACAAAAGGGACAAAACAGACACATCGCTCAAAATCAATGGCATCAAGTACGAGACCTGCGCTCTTGATCTAACACCAACCTACGCTGTTGTATCTAGTTGTATAAGTTTCTACGTACCTTGTATAGTAATGATCGGTATCTATTGCAG GCTGTACTGCTACGCTCAGAAGCACGTCAAATCTATACGTGCCGTTACACGTCCCGGCGAGATTAGCGAAAAACGCTATCGCAGTATACGAAGGCCCAAGAGCAGCAAGAACAAACTCAAACTTCGCCAGCTCGCCCACCACGCGTCATCGCCGTACCACGTGTCCGATCACAAGGCGGCGATCACCGTCGGTGTGATAATGGGTGTGTTCCTGATCTGCTGGGTGCCGTTCTTCTGTGTAAATATCATCGCTGCGTTCTGCAAGACGTGCATCGGCCAGCAAACGTTCAAGGTGCTGTCCTGGCTCGGGTATTCCAACTCGGCCTTCAATCCCATCATCTACTCAATCTTCAACACCGAGTTCAGGGAGGCCTTCAAGCGTATCCTGACGAGCCGGAGTTCGTGGTGCTGCGGTCAAGAGATGGGTAACATCTATCCGCGAAGCAGCGATCGGTATGTAACGGACTATGCGGCGAAGAATGTCGTCATGAACTCGGGACGGTCGTCCGCGGATCTAGAGCAGGTGTCAGCAATTTGA
- the LOC125774643 gene encoding dopamine receptor 1 isoform X1, whose translation MDIDIIDIRTLGYLSSTSTVVSATTIGNLTSVNQTDGSGDGSGRGTGASSGTGIPGGPGEDSDDDDVDVLSPLSMSFLGVFLSIVIFLSVAGNILVCIAIYTERSLRRIGNLFLASLAIADLFVASLVMTFAGVNDLLGYWIFGAQFCDTWVAFDVMCSTASILNLCAISLDRYIHIKDPLRYGRWVTRRVAIGTIAVIWLLAALVSFVPISLDLHRDKRDKTDTSLKINGIKYETCALDLTPTYAVVSSCISFYVPCIVMIGIYCRLYCYAQKHVKSIRAVTRPGEISEKRYRSIRRPKSSKNKLKLRQLAHHASSPYHVSDHKAAITVGVIMGVFLICWVPFFCVNIIAAFCKTCIGQQTFKVLSWLGYSNSAFNPIIYSIFNTEFREAFKRILTSRSSWCCGQEMGNIYPRSSDRYVTDYAAKNVVMNSGRSSADLEQVSAI comes from the exons GTTGTGTCCGCAACGACGATCGGCAATCTGACGTCGGTGAATCAAACCGATGGTTCGGGGGATGGTAGTGGGAGAGGTACGGGTGCTAGCAGTGGTACAGGAATTCCGGGCGGACCTGGAGAGGACagcgatgatgacgatgttgATGTGCTATCGCCTCTGTCAATGTCATTTCTCG gtgttttcctttcgattgTGATATTTCTGTCAGTAGCTGGCAATATTCTAGTGTGTATTGCTATCTACACTGAGCGAAGTTTGCGACGCATCGGAAATCTCTTCCTAGCATCACTAGCCATCGCGGATCTATTCGTTGCCTCGCTTGTGATGACGTTTGCCGGTGTCAACGACCTTCTAG GTTACTGGATATTTGGGGCACAGTTTTGCGACACTTGGGTAGCATTTGATGTGATGTGTTCAACCGCTTCCATACTAAACCTGTGCGCAATCTCGCTCGATCGATACATCCACATCAAGGATCCGTTACG aTACGGCCGGTGGGTAACGAGACGAGTAGCTATCGGAACAATTGCCGTCATTTGGCTACTTGCGGCACTTGTTTCTTTTGTACCCATATCACTCGACCTGCATCGAGACAAAAGGGACAAAACAGACACATCGCTCAAAATCAATGGCATCAAGTACGAGACCTGCGCTCTTGATCTAACACCAACCTACGCTGTTGTATCTAGTTGTATAAGTTTCTACGTACCTTGTATAGTAATGATCGGTATCTATTGCAG GCTGTACTGCTACGCTCAGAAGCACGTCAAATCTATACGTGCCGTTACACGTCCCGGCGAGATTAGCGAAAAACGCTATCGCAGTATACGAAGGCCCAAGAGCAGCAAGAACAAACTCAAACTTCGCCAGCTCGCCCACCACGCGTCATCGCCGTACCACGTGTCCGATCACAAGGCGGCGATCACCGTCGGTGTGATAATGGGTGTGTTCCTGATCTGCTGGGTGCCGTTCTTCTGTGTAAATATCATCGCTGCGTTCTGCAAGACGTGCATCGGCCAGCAAACGTTCAAGGTGCTGTCCTGGCTCGGGTATTCCAACTCGGCCTTCAATCCCATCATCTACTCAATCTTCAACACCGAGTTCAGGGAGGCCTTCAAGCGTATCCTGACGAGCCGGAGTTCGTGGTGCTGCGGTCAAGAGATGGGTAACATCTATCCGCGAAGCAGCGATCGGTATGTAACGGACTATGCGGCGAAGAATGTCGTCATGAACTCGGGACGGTCGTCCGCGGATCTAGAGCAGGTGTCAGCAATTTGA